The Chelonoidis abingdonii isolate Lonesome George chromosome 11, CheloAbing_2.0, whole genome shotgun sequence genomic interval ggatgatttagttggcaattggtcctgctttgagcagggggttggactagatacctcctgaggtcccctccaaccctgatattctattattccaatttcctttccccctcctgtttGACACCATTTATagagtaatattctcagctataccttaaccaataaTTGtgctgaaatttaactaaccaattctAACATATTGTGACATAACCCAGGCGTCGGTCACCTTTCAGAAGaagtgtgccgaatcttcatttattcactctaatttaaggtttcatgtgtcagtaatacattttaacatttttagaaggtctctttctataagtctatagtacataattaaactattgtacaCAAAGTcagtaaagtttttaaaatgtttaagaagcttcatttaaaattaaattaaaatgcagagcctccgggaccggtgaccaggacccgaGCATGTgaatgcctctgaaaatcagctcgtgtgccagcataggttgcctactcctgctctaaccaATTATAAaccactaccctaattaacttacagCTAGCAACATTAATTGTACAGGAGagagaaacaattagagaaccagactgATTAACAATGTAAAAGTGGTGACCATAAAGATAGagcaatacagaaatgagggtttcatcAACCacattgataagtgatttcttgccagacaggatgctatgaAATTAAggtttctttaaccatcttaagatccggacaggatcatcttcctaacagcccaatagcaccttatttcagtgtgactggtttgggatgtgaggatgtgaccctttgcttcccagcttatggctgcccctgctgcttagccaaaggccttagcctaagaacaaggcctcagactatcctagtgaAAGAAGGCCCATACATaggcagactgtgattttgattctttgtttttataaccCCCGTAAGTAGCtgagtgataaaaatacacctaagttcttaaagtataggctttACAGGAAGGCCTGAATATCTCTATTCTAACAGTGGGTTctacccctcccccattctgtgtctgtcttgtgtaTTAAGAtcgtaaattcttcagggcatggGCCATCTACTATTCTCTGTTTGTactttgcctagcacaatgaggaccCAGTGTTAGTTGATCCTTGGGCACTAAGGTAATGCATATGATTtataacaggggtcagcaacctatggcacgtgtgccaaagatggcacgcgagccaatttttaatggcacgctgaagcctgccaggactccagcatcccactaaaaatcctgccaagCCCGGtgcgctctcctctgcctccacttccctcacgggggcaggaggcagaagcatagctgtgcacacggggtgggcaaatggccccactctcctggcacaGCAAGCCGTGGGGTCCGCGCTCCGGGGCCGAGTGCAGCAAGCTGCCTGCCCATCtcccgccttctcccctcccctggagcctggCCACcacgcgcagcgctctgggggtcagggctgtgcgCTCCCGCGGGGTAGCGTTTGGCTCCAGagggaggcagacatgctccccACTCAACCGGAGGgacagggctgtgtgctcccacggagcagcgtatctagctctgtgtggagcctcatggtcaggggcccagggctgggggggttggataagggttggggtggttaggggacaaggagtagGGTGGGTTGAATGGGGAGGGGTTCgaggtgggggggtggatggggcatggaATCCGCGGAGTTTgtgaggggcaaggggtggatAGGGTTCAGGGCAGTCCATGGGACCGGGGCAAGGAAGGTCCTGGAGGGGAAGTTTAGGGTGGGGGAATCTCTGAAGGAATACGGGTGgtacaaggagtgggggggttgtaTGAATTggagttctggggtcctgtcaggaggcaggagtgtggaaaggggttgggcaggcagggagttggcGGGTTGGATGGATTGGAGTTCTGGGGGCTCTCTGGCAGaagcagggagtggttggataggcatgggagtcccaggggtctggctggggacagggctgtggataagggttggggcagtcaggggacaggtaggaggtagagtccagtctggggacaaggaaccagggaggcttagatagggagtggggtGCCAGGAGGGGGTACTTAGGGGATAAGGAGCAGTGGGGTTGAGAGTTATTAGGggagcagtcacccagcactctcccctgagccctgacccccacacacacacaccacgccctctgccctgagccctgtaccttcctcatacatacccagccctctgcttgactccttcattcccccccacccgcaaccctagccctgactctggcacccccacccatacccagcgccccctctgtcctgacacctacaccccctcacatacccaacccccagccctgactccagccctctgggtcctggccgccagccccgcacagcccgctgctggttgtgggttctggctgacggacccttgccagccggggtcccagccgcaggccccgctcagcccgctgccggcctaggtgaacagaaccccgggctggcagcgtaagatcaacattttaatttcattttaaacatttaaacattttgaaaaccctgtttattttacaatacaacactagtttaattatataatatatagacttagagagagaaaccttctaaaaaacattaaaatgtattaccggcacgcgaaaccttaaatgagagtaaataaatgaagactcggcacactgcttcttaAAGATTGCCGACCCCGATTTATAATAACAACTCTCCTGCCACTCTGAGCCAAGGAAGCTGGCCTTGGGATGTTACTGCTTAAAAATGAGCTGGGGTTAAAATAATGGAATATTCTTTGTGACAAGTATCCCACAAATTCCACTTACCtcccttgttttctttgctttgagcggggtttccagtttccaaacctgatgtgatcttGCAGCTGGAACGATGGGAAGAGCCTTGGGTCCCAGACCTCCATGGCTCTGAGAAAAAAGTGCTCCCAGGAGCTGCCTGCACAGGTGAGGAATTGGTTAAACCAGTTCAAAAACTGTTCGGGAATGCAGGAAATATTTGGGATGCCCTACAAAGACCTTGTGAGCTCTCCAagttcaggattgttccctgcagatgTAGAATCATTGTGGCAGATGTCACTCATGGCTTCCCTCCTATTCTGACTGACAACTGGCAGAAAGTTCTTCCCCGATCTCACTTTCCCCTGCGTGTTCTGGTGAGATGCGGACCAAAACTGATCCCTTTCTCTGTCCTCTGGGAAAGAGTTTGGGGAAAATCAGCTCCTGATAGGTTTGATCTCTCCCACACATATTTTGGtttgttcacccctttttccattcctctctctcaGATTTCCTTTCTTTCCGGTGCAGGGAGTGACCTatgtctggattctctctgtTTCCCATCACGTGATAGGATGGTGAGtgagaatgaggaggagaaaccccatcaggaagatgctgagcaagTAGAACCACATGGAACATTATCAGGAAGATCCAAAGGGAATGATTCTGGGAGTTGTGCACTCCCAGAAAAAGCAAAACCCAGTGAGACTCAAGAGAGGGTAGAGGAAAACTTCAGTAACCTCTCAGACCTTATTACAAATGAGAGAATCAACGTGGAAGAGACATGCTACACATGCCATGAGTGCGGAAAAAGGTTCAATAGGAGCTCTGCCTTTATCacacatcaggcaatccacagaGGAGAGAcaccctacacatgctctgagtgtgggaaaaagtTCAGTTGGCGTTCAAaccttatcagacatcagagaatccacacaggcgAGACGGCCTACacgtgctctgagtgcgggaacaGCTTCATTTGGAGCTCAGACCTTgttagacatcagagaatccacacaggagagaaaccctatacttgctctgagtgtgggaaaaacttcagtcGGCGCTCAAACCTTctcagacatcagagaatccacgcTGGAGAGACACCCTACctgtgctctgagtgcgggaaaagcttctaTGAGCGATCAGATCTTATCACACATTGtaaaatccacacaggagagacatCATACACAtgttctgagtgtgggaaaaacttcagtcGGCGCTCAAACCTTCTCACACATtgtagaatccacacaggagagatgcCATACACATGCTccgagtgtgggaaaaacttcagtcAGCGCTCAAACCTTaacacacatcagagaatccacacaggagagactcCCTACACATGCTCCAAATGTGGTAAAAACTTCAGTCAGCGATCAAATCTTATCAcacatgagagaatccacacaggagagaagccctacacatgctccgagtgtgggaaaagcttcagtgacCGCCCACATGTTATTAGACATCACAAAATCCACATGAGAGAGAACTGTAATAAATCCCTTGATTAGGACtggccaaagatttttttttttttttttttttttttaaatcacatttgcTAATTCCTACATACTGATTTTTGCACCATCTTCCCTGTGGCGCCTCAGCTCCACCAGATCAGTTTCCTGCTTCTGCCTTTTGCAGTTCACCCTTGTTTGGGGTCAGTCCTGTGATCTTTTCTATCAACTCCTTTCCTTTTGAGTCTGTCACAACCCTAAAGTGCACGCTTAAACACGGTCTCTTTATGGCCAATTGTTGGTACACAGCCATTTTGTTTTAGTAAAAGGACAAGGTGGTctccattttgggtcagattCTTTTTCCTTAAAGGACCCCAAGGTGTCGTGTGCATAACCCTAGCATGCCGAGTGCACCCTGTGAGTCGTATACAGACATGTAAGCATGTCTCAAACAAAGAAGTAGCGTGCTTGCCAAGTACAGCTGCTAACGTAGGAGGCTCCTActcggaacctggaaggcgaaggagctagggGGCCAATCCGGTATCAACATACGTAAAAGGGAACCAATCTGAGATTGACATGAGTAAAAGCCCCCAGACAAAACAATGTCTCACGCCAGAATTGGAGGAGTTCCCGCGTGTCAGCTGAAAGgtctgatcaccctttcagccagggaATTTCATCCAGATTTCGCCGGCTCAGGTCGTGTCGTGTTAAATAAGACCACCTCCCCTAATTCGCTATGCAATCGGTGTTTATGCTGCTGGTCAGCTGTATCTGGAGTATGgtatatattttgtaatttttgcaaatatttctgcTCTTGCCTAACTTCTCCCCCGTCTCTACCCCCCTTTTCTGTTCCCTGCGTTTACTTTATTCTGTGTATAAGAAAAgcggttgggttttttttttcctcttttatagCTTATCTTTGGTCTTGCTTCTTCCTTTTAATGAAGCAATGTAGATAAGAGTTAACACGTTGCTTTCCCTAGCCAAAGTGTAATCTATTCCCGttgttaaaataaacacagcCATTTGGCTTTAAACCAACTCTGTTGTGTCCCGCTATTCCTCTCCCCTTAAATAGCCACTCGAACCTTGACACCAAATGAGTCATGTTTAAGGAGTAATGTAAGTACTTGGAAAATTATACCTATATGGTATTGTTGTGAAAGTGAGTCACCCCAATCATAGGTCTTGGTGGGGACGGTCCATTCAAAAGGGAGGGAATTGGCACCTGTCCCTTGCTAGCCAGTTATGCGATGTATTGCTACATTGTCAACCTTTGCACCAACCCAGAAAAGCCAgtggaaaaccatcaaagacaaaTTATAGAGATCGAAACCCCGTGTAAGTGACAAGGACAATATGAGAATCAGAAGATCGTCTTTtctgtgaataaagacaaaagactgattaGTTCATAACAGGGTGGAGAAAAACACTCTGCGTCCATTCACCAAGGAGATTCCTAGTTGCCAGTGGTGCTTCATTAAAGGTATGGCCGTAGCTCCTAGGGACTAGCAATCAGTGAAATTGACTGAAGTGTGAGGTCAGAATCTActtagataggaaaggtaactataaAAAAGTATAGATTgcatttttctgattttgtttagtTGGTAACAGTTGGTTTCCATCActcacatttgtttgtttaaatctctATCTGTTGTTAAATAAATTTTTGCTTGTTCAATAACTGTACTCAAGTGCTGTGTGAGATACAGTAGCAGTGGTCCACAGTAAGACAAGTAAGCTGGGATACTCGGGAAGAGAGAATCTGGGATTTCTCTGAGTATCTGGTGATCAGGGCTGGATCCCAGAGGGGGACACACTGAAGGAATTCAGGGGTTAGGGTGGCTGCTGTAGCTCAGAGGAGGGTCCTTGAATTCCAGCAGGTTGGTGAGTTTGGTCACTAACATCCAGCTGACAAATGCAAAACTCCCTCTTCCGAGTGGCAGGTGGCAACAAGGAGACTCAGTCCTCAGCTCCCTGAGAAGGATCACAATATGTCTCTATGTTGATTCACCTGTCAAATTCATACAGGGAAAGCTCCTTATAGCATAAACCTCTGCCCTCTGAAATCATGGAACATGTGCTCTTCGCTCTGTGAAAGCATGTAAAGAATCCAAGCACTGGATGAGAGGGTTTGGGTCCAGAGAGACCTAGAAATATTGGgggattgggacaaaagaaatctgatgaggttcaacaaggacaagtgcagagtcttgcacttaggaaggaCGGATCCCATGCACTACTATAgcctggggaccaactggctaagcagcagttcttcagaaaaggacctggggattacagtggatgagaagctggatgtgagtcaacagtgtgcccttgttgccaagaagactaacagcagattgggctgcattagtagaagcattgccagcagattgagggaagtttGTTCATTTCAAACCTGCagcttattcatttcatttggcgacccctcctagttcttgtgttatgagaaggagtaaataatactccCTTCCTTGGTCCTTTAAAAGATATtatgtgccccccctcccccttgtctctcatatcctgggaccaacatggatacaacaacactgcagacaacAAGGTTCAAAATCAATGCACATGGGAGAAGCATCTTGTTTCATTCCTTATGTCCTAGTCCCATCGTGTGgccatttccttttcttcctttctgttaAAAGCTTTGGTGTTTTGCACAGAAACATTGTTTCCCCAGGAAAGACCCAGGAGTGAGGGCTGCATTCCTGTGCCAAACAGTCACTAGAAGGGGGCAGACAAAGGCCTTTAGAAGAGGCGTCCATCATCTCCCTCCTGTGGTTCCAAGGGCAGCAGGAGCGGCCGCAGCTCGGTGGCCCCCAGCAGCACTCCTTGGTTGGCCTGAGCAGCAGCTGGCTACCTGGGGCTCCCCTCTGTGTGGCAGCAGCTCTCAAGGCTTCTCTCCTGGTAGCTGGTGCTCATTAACCATCAAATAAATCAAAACACTTCCACCTGCAAGTGGATTTAGCCCAGGACCCTCAGAGTCAGCAGCTGTTCCACCCCCCCACTGagctctctggtcaggtgtcctAGTGCTGGAATGGAAGGCTCCTGTTTAGatcctaaaataacatttttgcaCCGAGGGACAGAAATTTTGGACTGAACATTGTAGCTCCACCGTTATTTTatttgtcagagaaaaactcagttctcgctttttgtttgggtgcagcaaaatcaaatactttattatttctcaagcaattgcaatagcgggagggagtgccctaggacacagggttgccccagtcctggacaggtctctcaacaggtaaacaattaaattacagcaagcatttatacctttgttacagacaataataagcaacacctgcattttgtttatacatagaccatcctgctatcttatttttctcatttctagAAGACACCAGTCTACATATTTtgttatcagtgcaaggtcgtgacaacttctcacacagtactttcccacttgcctcacaccatccttgcttctacaaaactcacgtcattagggttacagcagacctaactcttgctaacactAGCCTGCACTCTTGCTAACAGGCTGTCACCAATTTAAGAttccctacaaatccttgtcaatctTCTTTTCCCCTACTTCCACATGTTGAATTGCTCAAACAGCAAATCAAGGAGGTGTTCCCAAGTTTCCGGCCTTCTACAGCAAACAGCTGGCCCCTGCTCTCCAGGAGTCTGTGCGTTCCACCCGCAACATACAAACCCCAAACTGAAGGGGGTCAGACATGAATGGTAACACAAATCTTCAGACTATTAAACCCAAATCCCTTCCTTTCTTTAACCAGGACGTGCCAGTCAATGTAGTCATGGGTGTTATCTTCACCTTAAAATACCTCTCTTAAGTTACTTTTTAACAGCAGGAAAtgaaacccccctcccccaaatgcgCTCCCTTGTAAGGAGTAGTACCAAACCTGCCCTGGGAAACCGTCTGGTTTTATATCTTAGAGCTTTTCTCTTCAAACCCCTTATTCCATCTCTGGCTAAACTCTGCATTCAGAGTTTAGATTTACTCTCATCACCCTCGTGTCAGAACCCTCTGCCCTCTGAGTTCGGCAGCAACAAGGGTGGGTTCCAGTATCCAAGgaggttccgtttcaataatacaatgcaaaaaaccggctcaagcccccacccagtgacctgggacaattacatttACCAcacccccgggcgcctctaggaagcaatacttccccactcgcaagcacggagcctgagtgtagcaaaatccttttaataaaggagggaaacaatgcggcatcacattggagaaacaccacaaacaggattataacacaaaccataagaaaaaaacaccacctccaagtacatttgggaATGTCCTTTCCCCATAAGTCCAACAActcgaaagtctctggtcagtgccaccccagagttcaaaagtttatctgcagagttttacccctccATCCTGGGTGGAAATGCAGTAGGCgtacacagggtgttaaggggcagcttacatgggccagggccaactgcttcgcctctccatggagttctgcttaagccttcaccacaaccagctccaatacaccagctgtgccgctcctccagccaacccatgAGCCGCTCCAGCCGTCTccacaaaccgctccactccgctcactgttccatgggctgctccaacatgctgcgaactgctccgctctgccagccgcttaacgatagatcttcaggctccccaactagttaacacagcactcagtgatctcagctcagtaagcttagctcttttagtgatttcagcttgtagtaggggagccccggtgctggtgcaccattggcccaacatgaattcagctcaacagcctctagatggactcctaatggaatcaaaattagctctggtCTTCAAccgtggagagaggaggatgtgcaattggtgttccaggccctcaaaaaaagggagagggagggctaTGCCaccaggtacacacaccagtccctaacctctctcatttcattgggttttggcacccatgttccttgtctagcaagtgctacttaattgatgttgAGACATCtttgtcataaagcagtctcatagttcctcattcacataatcagggtgacaacactttattcctcctgccccaataacaaagaaattggagatcccagagctgtcaaaataaccatcccaggctgccatgggctatgctaggtggggtgggtgtgccaatgcaaatacctgaaattcctttccacactccccataattcaccaccagatgtcaggttagagctcatcctgactctgcttacactggtATGGCACTTTCCATGTGAATTGGGCAAAGCAAGTGTGGGAACCCACATGGCTAATGAAAACCAACACTCTTGGTGAGCCTGAACCTCATGCCCAGAACTGTATTTCCCCCTGCACGAGCCACTATAGGTGTTTCTTAGACAAACTTGGGATGTAGATTGTTATGTGTGTCTGTGATTCACCACTTTGGCTGCTATGTGACAGGCTGATGGTTCAAAACCGGCAGAAgatggtgggtttttgttttgttttgttttaagcaatGAGAATCCAGTACATTTTAACAGGCAGAAAATCTCTCTTCTGGTCTAGCCCTATTTGACTCTTTCTGCCCATTTTCTTCCATCCCCCTCAGTGTCTTTCCTTCCCCACTGGGGACATGCAGAGATGAACTCCAGTCAGTCTGCGTCACAGAGAGTTTGTATCTCCTAAGGAATGTGGGTGAAGGATTCCAGCTGAATTATCTTCACTCACCTGGGTTAGAAACATTTGTTTCTTTCAAGCAGATAGTGGGAAATCGGACATTAATTCAGACCCAGGAGGCAAGGCAGAGGCTTCATGACCTTGATctccaggaagggagagaggatcCCCAGGAAGGAAGAGAGCTTCCTTTAGACTCAAGCTGGGGTCTCCTGGAAGTTGGAAAAGACCCTTGGTCACTGAGAATCTCATGTGATCATGTTGttctagagcaggcctgcacaactcgtaaagcagcaagggccagattactccaaagaaaacagctgagggctgaacccCCCTGGCCCTAGAGGAATGAAACAGAGAGCaaacctctcttctctctccctccccaacccagcaAGAAATGTTATCAATGGGGCAACTCCCCACCATGAATGGCAGAGAACACAGAGACATTTGCCTCAAACTGAGAAGAAGGTGACCAGATATCAAGTTTGAAAAGTCAGGGCCTTTCACCAGTTGCATTGGTGGTATAGCGGTGAGCATAGCTGCCTTCCAAGCAGTTGACGTGGggtcagttcccagccaatggaatgAGGTGATGTTTTCTCCCTGGGAATTGGTTTAATTTCAGTCCCATTGTATCAGTTTAGCAATGGAATGAGAGAAGCAGTGTCCCAAATCCCAGCAGATCATTATACACccaggggaggaagaaaggggcagGACTATACAACAAGCagttccctctccctttttaCACCCAGaacctttaaggtcagaagggacccagTGTGATCACCTGTCCGACCTGCTGCACCTTGCAGGCCAAaagaccccacccacccactcctggaatagACCTGAGAGGGGGGAGGCAGCTCCTCGCTCTGCCCCTACCCCAGGCAGCGCATAGaggccctctgctcccctccccccatgggtgtgcagagatgtgccaggaGCACTGAGGTGACGCCCTGCCCACTCTGCCTCCGTCCCTCCGTgtcgctcccagaagtggctggcatgtcccggcatcccctggggtggggggtgggggtgtctccatgtgctgcccctgccctgagtaccaactccccagctcccattggccaggaactgcagccaatgggaactctGGGGGCAGCGCCTGCCGGCAGTGGCACATGGAGACTCACTGGAGAATGGAAAGGTTGTTTCTGCAGGTGGGCGGTGCTGGGGAAAGCACGGGGTGTGTGTTGTATTTGGGGGGGCTGGCGACTGGGGATGGGGGTCAGCAGGGCCAGGgggttcagccctcagctgttttctttgagtAATCTGGCCCTTGCtgtttacgagttgtgcaggctgCTCTAGAACAACATGATCACATGAGATTCTCAGTGACCAAGGGTTCTTTCAACTTCCAGAGACCCCAGCTTGAGTCTAAAGGAAGCTCTCTTCCTTCTGGGgatccctctctccttcctgagataAGTCATGACGCTCTGCCTTGCCTCCTGGGTCTGAATAATCTCGATTTCCCACTATCTGCTTGAAAGAACAAAGTGTTTCTAACCCAGGTGATGAAGATAATTTCAGCTGGAATCCTTCACCCACATTCCTTAGGAGATACAAACTCTCTGTGACGCAGACTGACTGGAGTTCATCTCTGAGTCCCAGTGGGGAAGACATCTGAGGGGATGGAAGAAATGGGCAGAAGAGTCAAATAGGGCTAGACCAGAAGAGAGATTTTCTGCCTGTTAAAATGTACTGGATTCTCATGcttaacacaaacaaaacaaaaaccccatcTTCTGCCGTTTTGAACCATCAGCCTGTCACATAGCAGCCAAAGTGGTGAATCACAGACACACATAACAATCTCATCCAAGTTTGTCTAAGAAACATCCTATAGTGGCTCGTTGCAGGGGAAATACAGTTCTGGGCATGAGGTTAGGCTCACCAAGAGTGTTGGTTTTCATTAGCCATGTGGGTTCCCACACTTGCTTTGCCCAATTCACTGGGAAAGTGCCATaccagtgtaagcagagtcaggtaTGAGCTCTACCTGACATCGGTGGTGAATTAGGGGAGTGTggaaggaatttcaggtatttgcattggcacacccaccccacctagcatagcccatgcagcctgggatggttatttgaCAGCTCTGGATCTCCAATttttttgttattggggcagaggaataaagtgttgtcacctgattatgtgaatgaggaactatgagactgctttatgacaaaggtctcaacatcaattaagtagcacttgctagacaaggaacatgggtgccaaaacccaatgaaatgagagaggttagggactggtgtgtgtacctggtGGCATAGCCTCCCTCTCCTCTTTTTGAGGCCTGGAACACAATTGCACATCTCCTCTCTCCAGGTTGAAGACCAGAGCtaatttgattccattaggagtcatCTAGAGGCTGTTGAGCTGAATCATGttggccaatggtgcaccagcaccggggtccctactacaagctgaaatcactaaaagagctaagcttacttgagctgagatcactgagtgctgtgttaactagtcggggagcctgaagatctatcgttAAGCgtgctggcagagcggagcagttcgcagcatgttggagcagcccatggaacagtgaggaGTGAGCGGTTTGGGAGAGGCTGGAGCTCATGGGTTGGctgaggagcggcacagctggtgtattGGAGCTGGTTGTGATGAAGTTAAGCAGTAACTCCATGGAGAGGCGAAGCAGTTGCCCTGGCCATGTAAGCTGCCCCTTAACACTGTGTACGCACTGCATTTCCACCAGGATGAggggtaaactctgcagatacaTTTTGAActtggggtggcactgaccagaacTTTCGAGTTGTTGGACTTATGGGGAAAGGACATTCCCAAATGTACTTGGAGTGGTGTTTTtttctatggtttgtgttataatcgtttgtggtgtttccaatgtgatgccgcattgtttccctcctttataaaaggattttgctacactcaggctCCGTgctgcgagtggggaagtattgcttccTAGAGGCGccggggggtgtggtatgtaattgtcccagtcactgggtgggggcttgagccggttgcATTGTTATGAAAcggaaccctggatactgaacccagcccttgttgtgccaactcagaggggcagaagggttacacgaGGGTGATGAGAGTAATTCTAAACTCTGAAATGCAGAGGTTTagccagagactggaaaaggggTTTGAAGAGAAAAAGCTCTAAGAATATAAAACCAGACGGTTTCCACGGGCAGGTTGGTACTACTCCTTACAAGGGCCATTTGGGGAGGGTGGTTCATTTCCTCTGTTAAAAGTACTGAGAGGATTTTAAGGTGAAGAAACACCATGACTAACAGTGACTGAG includes:
- the LOC116818952 gene encoding uncharacterized protein LOC116818952 — translated: MVSENEEEKPHQEDAEQVEPHGTLSGRSKGNDSGSCALPEKAKPSETQERVEENFSNLSDLITNERINVEETCYTCHECGKRFNRSSAFITHQAIHRGETPYTCSECGKKFSWRSNLIRHQRIHTGETAYTCSECGNSFIWSSDLVRHQRIHTGEKPYTCSECGKNFSRRSNLLRHQRIHAGETPYLCSECGKSFYERSDLITHCKIHTGETSYTCSECGKNFSRRSNLLTHCRIHTGEMPYTCSECGKNFSQRSNLNTHQRIHTGETPYTCSKCGKNFSQRSNLITHERIHTGEKPYTCSECGKSFSDRPHVIRHHKIHMRENCNKSLD